From a single Diachasmimorpha longicaudata isolate KC_UGA_2023 chromosome 15, iyDiaLong2, whole genome shotgun sequence genomic region:
- the LOC135169827 gene encoding uncharacterized protein LOC135169827 isoform X2: MYIYCPSANVVAVKMHKKMKTKEPKVKTLRDDIGDSDSETEFRKEKYCNKLSAPPSKTRAKERRAKIKRQGTATEESKDDCITKSVRKQICNSTNAKDLPKNVDDETNKPVIYFFLC, encoded by the exons ATGTACATATATTGCCCGAGTGCAAACGTCGTTGCGGTGAAAATGCATAAGAAAATGAAGACAAAGGAACCTAAAGTCAAAACTTTGAGAG ATGATATCGGTGACAGTGACAGCGAGACCGAGTTCCGTAAGGAGAAATATTGTAACAAATTATCAGCACCGCCTAGCAAAACACGTGCAAAAGAACGTAGAG CTAAAATTAAGCGACAAGGGACTGCCACGGAAGAATCAAAAGATGACTGTATAACAAAGAGTGTGAGAAAGCAGATTTGTAACTCCACAAATGCCAAAGACTTGCCGAAAAATGTCGATGACGAAACAAATAAAcccgttatttatttttttctttgttaa
- the LOC135169827 gene encoding uncharacterized protein LOC135169827 isoform X1, with product MYIYCPSANVVAVKMHKKMKTKEPKVKTLRDDIGDSDSETEFRKEKYCNKLSAPPSKTRAKERRGIPHSVAKIKRQGTATEESKDDCITKSVRKQICNSTNAKDLPKNVDDETNKPVIYFFLC from the exons ATGTACATATATTGCCCGAGTGCAAACGTCGTTGCGGTGAAAATGCATAAGAAAATGAAGACAAAGGAACCTAAAGTCAAAACTTTGAGAG ATGATATCGGTGACAGTGACAGCGAGACCGAGTTCCGTAAGGAGAAATATTGTAACAAATTATCAGCACCGCCTAGCAAAACACGTGCAAAAGAACGTAGAGGTATTCCTCATTCAGTTG CTAAAATTAAGCGACAAGGGACTGCCACGGAAGAATCAAAAGATGACTGTATAACAAAGAGTGTGAGAAAGCAGATTTGTAACTCCACAAATGCCAAAGACTTGCCGAAAAATGTCGATGACGAAACAAATAAAcccgttatttatttttttctttgttaa